GCAAGTGAAGACATTATCATTACAGTATTCGCCCAACTTTAATAGGGAGCTAGCGTACAGTTAACCCACATAGATATTAGGGCTACagatatagtgatatattagAATCTCAAATATAAGATATGAGATTTGAATCTCACATAAAAAAAGTATGAgtaattaatataagatttatataattttagggtCTTTCATTTTAGTAATTAGtttttgagatataatttttctaagGTTTATATCAACGTCTCGTCATGACATAAGTCAAACTATGTAACTAAGGACGTTACAAATAACATTTGAATTTTGTAAGCAAGGGAATCGCTAAaacaatttatcaataaataaaaatagtacaTACAGTTTTGAAATCTAATTCTATCGTGTAAATGATGTACTGTGTGTACTGTTTAACTAGATGTTGAAGGTTCAACTAATCTATTCTTGTGCTAATGAAAACTGAAAGTTGTGCTTGAGTCCTGGCTAATTGGGTCTCTGCGTTATGTATCTGTTCATGAAGACGATGAATGATTCCAACACAGCCATAAACTGGGTCTTCAACTCGATGCCTTGCCTCAAAACTCAACGAATCTGCTGCTTCAGCCTGTAAATTTGCAGGAAGTTGCTGAAATGAAAATGGTCAAATGCAGATATAAAAGCAGAAGCAAAATGTGTAGGCATATATCTGAAATATTTGATTCAATAGTACCTGCAACATCTTTGCAACATTGCTGGCGCCATAGATTTTGTGAACACAAACAAATCTTTGAGGATCATTGGCTGGAaaataatgagagaaaatgcAGTCCGAAGGGCACCTTCTTCGCAAATATTTGCAAGCTGCACACCGACCACCGCCGGGCATCATTAATCTTTTTCACAGATGAATCTAATATTAAATCTTCACCCACAAAGATctacacaatatatatatttttttgtccGACTATCTTTCAATTAGATTTTCTTATTTGTAGTGAAGATTAAGTTTTAGCTCTTAAGAAATTTGCAACGGCTATTTTTTGCTTTAAAGAAAATTAGGATTTGAGAAGGAAAGTTGTGGGTGATAGACAAAAAttcctattttatttaaagaaataatattttcaaattcataatacTGGAtgttacacacacacacacacacacatatgtatgtataataatATCAAGTTTACACATTATTTTAGACCTTATTTTATTGCAAATGTTGATGGGttaatattgtttatgtatTGGTATTTGTAGTGAAGAATTACTTTAAAGACAATTAGGATTTGAGAAGGAAAGTTGTGGTTGATGGAACCcatatataaatacacactCATTCAATTATTAACTatattaaggaaaaataaaccctcttttattgaaagaaataatattttcaaataatcaacattttaaccttaaacttttataaattatttgttaataaaaactgttaaaagttttatgaaattgttgaaaaagaaaaaaaattaactctttgtttttattattaaatgatatttgcatccttaaaattttatagataaatagtCCACCATGATCGAAATTTTTATCCACCTTGATCCACCGAAAGATTTCCTAATGTCATTGCCCTTGCTCACTACCATCTGAAACAAGATCTTGCTAATGTTAAAAATAGGGCTTTGAATGTAAAGGTCATTCTTATTTTAGCACCCCCACCTTGTCACCCCTCTGAATCCTGTTCACTTAAgatgaaaggaaaaatataCAATTAGTCTAAAATCATTGTTGATTGCTTGAAGTCCATGACCTACTTCTTCTCCAACCTACAACTCACATCTTGGAGTCCACCATTTGTTGCTCGCCACTACAACCTTAACTCTCTAGTGGAACGCCTCTAAGAATTGCCAACACtagcaaccaaaaaaaaaaaaaaatgccccACAAACTAAAAATCTCGTAAGAGAGAACAACTATGACACCTTTTTTATGTTGATGTAAAACATCTTCCAGTTCTAACAAGTCTTGTAGAGTTGATGACCACTAGCAGAGGAAACAGACAAGGGaacaaaatgaatcaaaatctGCTTTTAGAATGTATTTAAAGTCTAGTAAATGGCATTCAAGTGCATAGGCGACACAATATCAACTCAAGGTAACCATACTCAAGGACAAGGGACTACATAAAAACAACATTTGGGGAAAAATTGGAAAACCAGTTCAGGCAAGTCAATATTGAATTACCCAGAAAATGGTTTCTAGTATGTGTTTATTGTTAAGAATTCTATATGTTAAATAAGAGTCAGAGTTAGAAGaacttcatttattaaactattGATGTGActctatttgtatatatatatatatatatatatatatatatgtatgtatatatatgtgtgtgtgtatatatatatagtcttaCAAGAGTAACAGAAATAAAATGCAACCCACGTTTTACATGCCTATTAATGTGGTAATTGATTAGAAAGAAATAACTTATTcctaaagaacaaaaattattcaaatctcTAGGTAACAAATTGAAACAAATCTAAATACTATTTCAACTCTAACAATTTCAATGTTCTCTCTTAAATTGAATACCAATTCTATTCAGTTTATATTTGGATTAGTACATACCCCCAATAGAGCTCTAAACTTCATgaacaaatcaatttttaatggCTTGGTCATTATATCTGCAACTTGTTCTTGAGTATGACTATGGACCAGTTTTACAACTCCATCTTTAGTAAGCTCACGAAGAAAGTGAAATCTAACATCTATATGCTTGCTTCGATCATGTGATACAAGATTCTTTAAAAGCTCAATGGTTGAACTACTATCACAAAAAATCGTTGTGCCATAACTTTGAACATGAataaaatccttcaaaatccTCCTTAACCAAATTGTTTGAAAAGCACATAAAGTCGCTGCAACAAATTCAGCTTTAGTGGTAGACAAAGTGACTATTGGTTGTCTCTTTGATGACTAAGAAACAACTCCtgaatttaatagaaaaatatagcCTGAAGTACTCATTCTGTTATCCAAATCTCCAGCATAATCACTGTCTGTATAAGCAATCAGTTTCTCATCTCTTCTCTTTCTGTAGAATATCCCAAAGTTAAAAGTTCATTTTATATATCTCAACACTCTCTTGGCAGCTTGGAGATGAAGCTCTGTGGGACGCTCTATATACCTGCTTAAAAGACTCACAACAAACATAATATCAGGTCGGATAGTAGTCAGGTACATTAGATTGCCAATTATTTGCTTATAGCGACAATTATCCACCCTTACTCCATTCTTATCCCTCATCAATTTGTAACCTGAAACAATTGGATTACAAACTGAATTGCACTTACCCATATCAAACATTTCTAAGACCTCTTGAGCATATCtcttttgacaaataaaaatacCCTTTTGACTTTACAATACTTATATACCAAGAAAATATCTCATTTTCCAAGA
The genomic region above belongs to Mangifera indica cultivar Alphonso chromosome 15, CATAS_Mindica_2.1, whole genome shotgun sequence and contains:
- the LOC123197158 gene encoding LOB domain-containing protein 24-like, whose protein sequence is MMPGGGRCAACKYLRRRCPSDCIFSHYFPANDPQRFVCVHKIYGASNVAKMLQQLPANLQAEAADSLSFEARHRVEDPVYGCVGIIHRLHEQIHNAETQLARTQAQLSVFISTRID